One part of the Sorangiineae bacterium MSr11954 genome encodes these proteins:
- a CDS encoding SDR family NAD(P)-dependent oxidoreductase encodes MAQQSVLEQLKSHSGAARKRHLRRYVLDILSAIVDEQDSIDGDHRFMDLSSDSLKAVEMKQQLERDLGLKLRSTLLFDHPTPNALCDHLYERLEDAAPAVAPADAPAPMMRDDFASEPIAIVGASCRFPGGADSLEAYWRLLSEGRDAIETFDPAKLGPRKRVTALLDTFPPFGGLISEIDAFDARLFGISPKEAVDIDPQQRVLMQVCWEAMENACMAPRLGARRDVAVFVATRGTEYHEETLEEADPAYHGTGASVASLAGRLAHGFGFRGAAVTLDTACSGSLVALHYAVQELRRGDCARAIAAGVNLLVSGFASRATHAAKMLAPDGRCKAFSARADGYVRSEGCAVVVLRRLRDALAEGDPVLGVIRGSAVNQDGMTSGLTVPSGTAQQEVIRRALDDARVNPEEISYVECHGTGTELGDPIEVQALSEALGAPMRQEPLRIGSVKSQIGHLEPAAGLAGVLKVLLAMRHRSLPATLHCKGELNPYVDWEGLNVLPNSEPRAWSHDGSSQSNQSNETEVLAGVSSFGFTGTNAHVVLASANAANAAIGANAAIGANAAIGANDVNETNAAIETNAAIGANDVNETNAAIETNAAIGANDVNEAKEPPAGWWPVLTLSAAEPEALDDLVARWSAWLAGRSEGDVDAACRASNTGRSQLPYRRAFRAARPQALATAIQGRKDHGRAQRKERGPVAIALTGDAAALERLASSHREGWPALAAALEGRTRAIEAVAGVSLRTGSGSPRQAELRGLAAACALGDALVALGLAPERWVGEGMGAFAAHVLTGTSLDRAVAAIGFGGALAPSPVLALSEGTRDELANAEIHRVLAVGYGRRELLPGALWLSEGHEARGRLVSTLFEEGYDLHWDTVRPPARGRVLDLPTYPFRKTAFWRPLDGAARRLGEEPEAAPMTSELYSPAFVAGERVFRIELDPRRLPWLRDHVVESVPVLPAAGVLEVLRRVGRTLLEGEVVGIEDLRLERAIRVSERRQDLQVLARPAPRGSGGGFELEISSARPDAPARFSRHARARIVPAAALADAAPRVPARAEPEAAEAFPLEELYAQLEQAGVRHGPAFRAMAQLLVPRGAADRAEVEVSVPSEREEAWGPIGVDACFIASAALLHASGDRIPRLPSGCARAVFYGPPPREVRASVRLLPNGTPDEVRVDVEVFDAAHRPVATVSGLALTARDRAAAEDVSALRALPFAWTARELPLDAHAGPTKFHVVADDLHVSEKLCSVLRQVHKIDARSYALDATDALDARARDLDDDVVHHVVLANYRLSGPSFLEAALPLLRSVATAPGGSAPRGRTCLWIVTSGVFSTAATAPQAFRALSRASVWGFGRSLQQELPSLSCTLLDVDAGITVEAACELLASEFRRNRRDAQVRYVDGTRQAPRIGAQAIVPARPPAKPELKRDASYVVTGGSGALGRIVAEQLAVAGAGHIVLASRRPNELEGLGARMASLGTAITLWEVDVSDRRALEAHIERLRASGPPLRGIVHLAGVLADRTVEAITPADLTRAFAPKIDGTWNLHELTSDLELDFFVGFSSLAAALGSPGQACYAGGNAFIDALVEARQRAGLPATSLQWGPWAEVGMAAQHAGNTERLARLGVEAIPLDGAVGQMASVLHQPPAGVVLVAKMNWTTYARELLDPRLRALLPLGAQPDESIAEAGALRAELRALGSERPELVVRRVDEYIRERVLAASGSHALSEHDSFFELGLDSLQAVSIRARIERDLAVSLAPSAVFDYPTLATLRDHLLYDHLEVPRSRAETGFSAAYAPVVAAPPGVAPPPGIAAPPTAPQGEVRGRTAATMDAAALLAELELGLSSLERELGR; translated from the coding sequence ATGGCCCAGCAAAGTGTGCTCGAGCAGTTGAAGTCTCATTCCGGGGCGGCGCGAAAGCGCCATCTTCGGCGGTACGTGTTGGATATTTTGAGCGCCATCGTGGACGAGCAGGACTCGATCGACGGGGACCATCGTTTCATGGATTTGAGCAGCGACTCGCTCAAAGCGGTCGAAATGAAGCAGCAGCTCGAGCGCGATCTGGGGCTGAAGCTGCGCAGCACGCTGCTGTTCGATCATCCGACGCCCAACGCGCTTTGCGACCATCTGTACGAGCGGCTGGAGGATGCAGCGCCGGCCGTAGCCCCCGCCGATGCGCCGGCACCGATGATGCGCGATGATTTTGCGTCGGAGCCGATCGCCATCGTGGGGGCCTCGTGCCGATTTCCCGGGGGTGCCGACAGCCTGGAGGCGTACTGGAGGCTCCTCTCCGAGGGGCGCGACGCCATCGAGACGTTCGATCCGGCCAAGCTCGGGCCGCGCAAGCGGGTCACGGCGCTGCTCGATACCTTTCCGCCGTTTGGGGGGCTGATCTCGGAGATCGATGCGTTCGATGCGCGGCTGTTCGGGATTTCGCCGAAGGAAGCGGTCGACATCGATCCGCAGCAGCGCGTGCTCATGCAGGTCTGCTGGGAGGCGATGGAGAACGCGTGCATGGCGCCGCGGCTGGGGGCGCGCCGGGACGTGGCGGTGTTCGTCGCGACGCGCGGCACCGAGTACCACGAGGAGACGTTGGAGGAGGCGGATCCCGCCTACCATGGTACGGGGGCTTCGGTCGCGAGCCTCGCGGGGCGGCTGGCGCATGGATTCGGTTTTCGCGGCGCGGCCGTTACGCTCGACACGGCGTGCTCGGGCTCGTTGGTCGCACTTCATTATGCCGTGCAGGAGCTGCGCCGGGGGGACTGCGCCCGCGCCATCGCCGCAGGGGTGAACCTGCTGGTATCGGGCTTCGCGAGCCGCGCCACGCACGCCGCGAAGATGCTGGCGCCCGATGGGCGCTGCAAGGCATTCTCCGCCCGCGCCGATGGGTACGTGCGCTCGGAGGGGTGCGCCGTGGTGGTGCTGCGGCGCTTGCGCGATGCGCTCGCCGAGGGCGATCCGGTGCTGGGGGTGATCCGCGGCAGCGCGGTCAACCAAGATGGAATGACCAGCGGGCTCACGGTCCCCAGCGGCACCGCGCAGCAGGAGGTCATCCGGCGGGCGCTCGACGATGCGCGGGTAAACCCGGAGGAGATCAGCTACGTGGAGTGCCATGGCACCGGCACCGAGCTGGGGGATCCCATCGAGGTCCAAGCGCTGAGCGAGGCGCTCGGGGCACCGATGCGCCAGGAGCCGCTGCGCATTGGGTCGGTGAAGAGCCAGATCGGGCACCTCGAGCCGGCCGCGGGGCTCGCGGGGGTGCTCAAGGTGCTCTTGGCCATGCGGCATCGGAGCCTGCCGGCCACCTTGCACTGCAAGGGCGAGCTCAATCCGTATGTGGATTGGGAGGGCTTGAACGTGCTGCCGAACAGCGAGCCGCGGGCGTGGTCGCATGACGGATCGAGCCAATCGAACCAATCGAACGAGACGGAGGTGCTCGCGGGGGTGAGCTCGTTTGGCTTCACGGGGACCAATGCGCATGTGGTGTTGGCCTCGGCAAATGCTGCGAACGCGGCGATCGGCGCGAACGCGGCGATCGGCGCGAACGCAGCGATCGGCGCGAACGACGTGAACGAAACGAACGCGGCGATCGAAACGAACGCAGCGATCGGCGCGAACGACGTGAACGAAACGAACGCGGCGATCGAAACGAACGCAGCGATCGGCGCGAACGACGTGAACGAGGCGAAGGAGCCGCCCGCCGGGTGGTGGCCGGTGCTGACGTTGTCGGCCGCGGAGCCGGAGGCGCTGGACGATCTGGTGGCGCGCTGGTCGGCGTGGCTCGCGGGCCGAAGCGAGGGCGATGTGGACGCGGCGTGCCGGGCCTCGAATACGGGCCGATCGCAGCTGCCGTACCGGCGCGCGTTTCGGGCGGCGAGGCCCCAGGCGCTGGCGACCGCGATTCAGGGCCGCAAAGACCATGGCCGGGCGCAGCGCAAAGAGCGCGGACCGGTGGCCATTGCGCTGACGGGCGACGCGGCCGCGCTCGAGCGCCTGGCGTCGTCGCACCGCGAGGGTTGGCCGGCGCTGGCCGCGGCGCTCGAGGGGCGGACGCGCGCCATCGAGGCGGTCGCCGGGGTGTCGCTGCGCACGGGCTCGGGATCGCCGAGGCAGGCGGAGCTTCGCGGGCTGGCGGCGGCGTGCGCGTTGGGGGATGCGCTGGTGGCGCTCGGGCTCGCGCCGGAGCGCTGGGTCGGCGAGGGCATGGGGGCTTTCGCCGCCCATGTGCTCACGGGCACGTCGCTCGATCGCGCGGTGGCCGCCATTGGGTTTGGTGGCGCGCTCGCGCCCTCGCCGGTGCTGGCGTTGTCGGAGGGCACGCGCGACGAGCTCGCGAACGCGGAGATTCATCGGGTGTTGGCCGTGGGGTACGGCCGGCGTGAGCTCTTGCCGGGCGCCCTCTGGCTGTCGGAGGGCCACGAGGCGCGGGGGAGATTGGTCTCCACGTTGTTCGAAGAAGGCTACGATTTGCATTGGGACACGGTGCGGCCGCCGGCGCGCGGGCGGGTGCTCGATCTGCCCACCTACCCGTTTCGCAAGACGGCGTTCTGGCGGCCGCTCGATGGCGCCGCCCGCCGGCTGGGCGAAGAGCCCGAGGCGGCGCCGATGACGTCGGAGCTGTACAGCCCCGCCTTTGTCGCCGGGGAGCGGGTGTTCCGGATCGAGCTGGATCCGCGGCGTCTGCCGTGGCTTCGCGATCACGTGGTGGAGAGCGTTCCGGTGCTCCCGGCGGCGGGGGTGCTCGAGGTGCTGCGCCGGGTGGGCCGAACCTTGCTCGAGGGCGAGGTGGTCGGGATCGAGGATCTCCGGCTCGAGCGGGCCATTCGGGTGAGCGAGCGGCGCCAAGACTTGCAGGTGCTGGCGCGGCCGGCGCCGCGGGGTTCCGGGGGCGGGTTCGAGCTGGAGATCAGCTCCGCGCGGCCGGATGCACCTGCGCGCTTCTCCCGGCACGCGCGCGCGCGCATCGTTCCTGCTGCGGCGCTCGCGGACGCGGCGCCACGGGTCCCCGCGCGCGCCGAGCCCGAGGCGGCGGAGGCGTTTCCGCTCGAGGAGCTCTATGCGCAGCTCGAGCAGGCGGGCGTGCGCCATGGGCCGGCGTTTCGTGCGATGGCGCAGCTTCTCGTGCCGCGCGGTGCGGCGGATCGGGCCGAGGTCGAGGTGAGCGTTCCTTCGGAGCGGGAGGAAGCGTGGGGGCCGATTGGCGTCGATGCGTGCTTCATCGCCTCGGCGGCGCTCCTCCACGCGAGCGGCGATCGGATCCCGCGGCTGCCGTCCGGGTGCGCGCGCGCGGTCTTTTACGGCCCGCCGCCGCGCGAGGTGCGCGCGTCCGTGCGGCTGCTCCCGAACGGCACGCCCGACGAGGTGAGGGTCGACGTCGAGGTCTTCGATGCGGCGCATCGTCCGGTGGCCACCGTGAGCGGGCTCGCGCTCACGGCCCGCGATCGCGCGGCGGCCGAGGACGTGAGCGCCCTGCGCGCGCTGCCGTTCGCGTGGACCGCGCGCGAGCTTCCGCTCGATGCGCACGCGGGGCCCACCAAGTTCCACGTGGTGGCCGACGATCTCCACGTCTCGGAGAAGCTGTGCAGCGTGCTGCGGCAGGTGCACAAGATCGACGCGCGCTCGTATGCGCTCGACGCGACGGACGCGCTCGATGCGCGCGCGCGCGACCTCGATGACGACGTGGTGCACCATGTGGTGCTGGCGAACTACCGGCTCTCGGGACCGAGCTTCCTCGAGGCGGCCTTGCCGCTGCTGCGCTCCGTCGCGACCGCGCCTGGCGGGAGCGCGCCGCGCGGTCGGACGTGCCTCTGGATCGTGACGAGCGGCGTGTTCTCCACCGCAGCCACCGCCCCGCAGGCCTTCCGAGCCCTCAGCCGGGCGTCCGTGTGGGGCTTCGGGCGGTCGCTTCAGCAGGAGCTCCCGTCGCTGTCGTGCACCTTGCTCGACGTCGACGCGGGCATCACGGTCGAGGCGGCGTGCGAGCTCCTGGCCTCGGAGTTCCGCCGCAACCGGCGCGATGCGCAGGTTCGTTACGTGGACGGCACGCGGCAGGCACCGCGCATCGGGGCGCAGGCCATCGTGCCGGCGCGCCCGCCGGCCAAGCCGGAGTTGAAGCGCGACGCGAGCTACGTGGTCACGGGCGGCTCGGGCGCGCTGGGGCGCATCGTGGCCGAGCAGCTCGCGGTGGCGGGCGCCGGCCACATCGTCCTCGCGAGCCGCCGGCCGAACGAGCTCGAAGGCTTGGGCGCGCGCATGGCGTCCTTGGGGACCGCGATCACCCTCTGGGAGGTGGACGTGTCGGATCGCCGCGCCCTCGAGGCGCACATCGAGCGCCTGCGCGCGTCCGGCCCGCCGCTTCGAGGCATCGTGCACCTGGCGGGCGTGCTGGCCGATCGCACCGTCGAGGCCATCACCCCGGCGGATCTCACCCGTGCGTTCGCGCCCAAGATCGATGGAACGTGGAACCTCCACGAGCTCACGTCGGATCTCGAGCTCGACTTCTTCGTGGGTTTTTCGTCCCTCGCCGCGGCGCTCGGGAGCCCGGGCCAGGCGTGCTATGCGGGCGGCAACGCCTTCATCGACGCGCTGGTCGAGGCGCGCCAGCGCGCGGGCCTCCCCGCCACGAGCCTGCAGTGGGGACCTTGGGCGGAGGTGGGCATGGCCGCGCAGCACGCGGGCAACACGGAGCGGCTCGCCCGGCTCGGGGTCGAGGCGATCCCGCTGGATGGCGCGGTCGGCCAGATGGCGTCCGTCCTTCACCAGCCGCCCGCGGGGGTGGTGCTGGTGGCCAAGATGAACTGGACCACGTACGCGCGCGAGCTCTTGGATCCACGGCTGCGGGCGCTGCTCCCGCTGGGCGCGCAGCCCGACGAGAGCATCGCCGAGGCCGGCGCCCTGCGCGCGGAGCTGCGCGCGCTCGGGAGCGAGCGGCCCGAGCTCGTGGTGCGGCGGGTGGACGAGTACATCCGCGAGCGGGTGCTCGCCGCCAGCGGGAGCCACGCGCTCTCGGAGCACGACTCCTTCTTCGAGCTGGGCCTCGACTCGCTCCAAGCCGTGTCCATCCGCGCCCGCATCGAGCGCGATCTGGCGGTGTCGCTCGCGCCGTCGGCCGTCTTCGACTACCCGACCCTCGCGACCTTGCGCGACCACTTGCTGTACGACCACCTCGAGGTGCCGCGATCCCGCGCGGAGACCGGCTTCTCTGCGGCGTACGCGCCGGTGGTCGCCGCACCACCGGGGGTGGCGCCGCCGCCGGGGATCGCCGCGCCGCCCACGGCACCGCAGGGCGAGGTGCGCGGACGCACGGCGGCCACCATGGATGCGGCGGCGCTCTTGGCGGAGCTGGAGCTGGGGCTGTCGTCTCTGGAGCGGGAGCTCGGCCGGTGA
- a CDS encoding FcoT family thioesterase, translated as MLATKATNAAEYPVEPEFIEQILRPYVNKGCVYLKSAVTEISEAGVSIYADFSIPESCYIDSTGHFNAVEFNICLNQMFYLACADGVRRKALPAMHAWSVDTFKQKQLPAMLITRLHSRFRKPINAVSFQGKGTIVRMRKLSSKFIHTQTTAVFSDPAGGLADGDIEFAALV; from the coding sequence ATGCTGGCAACTAAGGCGACGAATGCCGCCGAATATCCGGTCGAGCCGGAGTTCATCGAGCAAATTCTGAGGCCCTATGTGAACAAGGGGTGCGTGTACCTGAAGTCGGCCGTCACGGAGATCAGCGAGGCCGGTGTATCCATTTATGCCGATTTCTCCATCCCCGAGTCGTGCTACATCGACTCCACGGGGCACTTCAATGCGGTGGAGTTCAACATTTGCTTGAACCAAATGTTCTACCTGGCCTGCGCCGACGGCGTGCGGCGCAAGGCATTGCCGGCCATGCACGCGTGGAGCGTGGACACCTTCAAGCAGAAGCAGCTCCCGGCCATGTTGATCACCCGCCTGCATAGCCGCTTTCGAAAGCCCATCAACGCCGTCAGCTTCCAAGGAAAAGGCACGATCGTGCGTATGCGGAAGCTGTCGAGCAAATTCATTCACACGCAGACCACGGCGGTCTTCTCGGATCCGGCCGGCGGCCTCGCGGACGGCGATATCGAGTTCGCGGCGCTCGTTTAG
- a CDS encoding TauD/TfdA family dioxygenase, with the protein MKIESSDNLGVQVSELPIQKVSADDAKKLVSLVHEHKMVILKDQEFDETEYVAFSRVLGVPQVYPQANYHHPQWPEIFVSTNIPGPNGEKWGVKGTGRYWHTDCAFLPDPLPFTMVTPRVIPKSSRGTLYIDMQSVYDALPKRLRAFVDTHNAIHEGKWRYKVQPSDTDRAIIDILDELEKIAPPVPHPAVIVHPVTKKRILYISSGFTTGFEGVSYEEGKRWLAELVEFVEREEHVHQKTWRGGEILLWDNRVLIHKAAHGDPNEPNRSYRIGVYDGLPFYVNATHPSRAGTPEERHAVHAGN; encoded by the coding sequence GTGAAAATCGAATCGAGTGACAATTTGGGGGTCCAGGTCAGCGAGCTCCCCATTCAAAAGGTGTCGGCCGACGATGCCAAGAAGCTGGTATCGCTCGTGCACGAGCACAAAATGGTGATCCTGAAGGATCAGGAGTTCGACGAGACGGAGTACGTCGCCTTCTCCCGCGTGCTCGGGGTGCCGCAGGTCTATCCGCAAGCCAACTACCACCACCCCCAGTGGCCCGAAATTTTCGTATCGACGAACATTCCCGGGCCGAACGGGGAAAAGTGGGGGGTCAAGGGCACGGGGCGCTATTGGCACACCGACTGTGCATTTTTGCCCGACCCGCTGCCCTTCACCATGGTCACGCCGCGGGTGATCCCAAAGAGCTCGCGCGGGACGCTCTACATCGATATGCAGAGCGTCTATGACGCGTTGCCCAAGCGGCTGCGTGCCTTCGTGGACACGCACAACGCGATTCACGAAGGGAAATGGCGTTACAAGGTTCAACCGAGCGACACCGATCGCGCCATCATCGACATTCTCGACGAGCTCGAGAAGATCGCGCCGCCGGTTCCGCATCCCGCCGTCATCGTCCACCCGGTCACCAAGAAGCGGATCCTCTACATCAGCTCCGGCTTCACCACCGGCTTCGAGGGTGTCTCCTACGAGGAGGGAAAGCGCTGGCTGGCGGAGCTCGTGGAGTTCGTGGAGCGCGAGGAGCACGTTCATCAAAAGACGTGGCGCGGCGGCGAAATTCTGCTGTGGGACAACCGCGTGCTGATCCACAAAGCCGCCCACGGCGATCCCAACGAGCCGAATCGCAGCTACCGCATCGGGGTCTACGACGGCCTCCCCTTCTATGTCAACGCGACCCATCCCAGCCGGGCGGGGACGCCCGAGGAGCGCCATGCCGTCCATGCTGGCAACTAA
- the acpP gene encoding acyl carrier protein → MSFDASDAIGEKVRFVIAEHLGCAKTSVTHEARLREDLRADSFDVIELLLELEEKFATTVDERLANTFRTVADVIAYMARRVNEVPPSRAPASRRSVGLESTRRNVL, encoded by the coding sequence ATGTCATTCGATGCGTCCGACGCGATCGGCGAGAAAGTCCGTTTCGTTATTGCCGAGCATCTCGGTTGCGCGAAGACCTCGGTCACCCACGAGGCGCGCTTGCGCGAAGATCTTCGCGCCGACTCGTTCGACGTCATCGAGCTGCTTTTGGAGCTGGAGGAGAAATTCGCGACCACGGTCGACGAGAGGTTGGCAAACACATTTCGTACCGTCGCCGACGTGATCGCCTACATGGCCCGCCGCGTAAACGAAGTGCCGCCGTCCCGCGCGCCCGCCTCACGTCGATCGGTGGGTCTGGAGTCAACGAGGAGGAACGTACTGTGA
- a CDS encoding cytochrome P450 codes for MTFALPFEQIPQVPSRRLLGHLHLIRKNPVEFLRLAQDRADLCRMRLGPTRAVVVSSPRLMHEVLVERHEDHKKSRAIAIFARGLIGQSVFSSHGTRYKKRRGFVAPAFKANVVGRYADAIVNEVDAMLLRFGSEVSIDSEMHEITLRVVAETLFHTSVASDVPAIEDALTRALQAMNGLIGQAIPLPPTYPTKHGLKLRSARRDLDRVVYRIIRERRASGRDEGDILSMLMGARDEAGEGLDDEELRDEVMALMLAGHETTASALTWAIQVIATDPVVQARLTQEVDMVLGDRTPTFADVPKLPYTLAVFKETLRMYPPVYLNGREPMVDTQLDRYAIPAGTLIFLNIYGTHRRPEVYPDPDVFRPERFLGDGEKQLPRGAYLPFGEGPRVCAGNHFALMEGQLVLARLWQRCKLIAPSGKMSDPWPSFTLRARPPVRMRVERRTQRTSQLPAKDRFALS; via the coding sequence ATGACTTTCGCGTTGCCGTTCGAGCAGATACCGCAGGTGCCGTCGCGGCGCTTGCTCGGGCATCTTCATTTGATACGCAAAAACCCGGTGGAGTTCCTTCGCCTCGCCCAAGATCGGGCCGATTTGTGCCGCATGCGGCTCGGTCCCACGCGCGCGGTGGTCGTGTCCTCACCGCGTTTGATGCACGAGGTCTTGGTCGAGCGGCACGAGGATCACAAGAAGAGCCGCGCAATTGCAATCTTCGCGCGAGGGCTGATTGGCCAGAGCGTCTTCAGCAGCCATGGCACCCGTTATAAAAAACGCCGCGGCTTCGTGGCGCCGGCGTTCAAAGCCAATGTGGTGGGCCGCTATGCCGACGCCATCGTCAACGAAGTCGACGCGATGTTGCTCCGCTTTGGTTCGGAGGTGAGCATCGATTCGGAAATGCACGAAATCACACTTCGTGTCGTGGCCGAAACATTGTTTCACACGAGCGTTGCGTCCGACGTTCCGGCCATCGAAGACGCGCTCACCCGGGCGTTGCAGGCCATGAACGGGCTGATCGGGCAAGCCATTCCCCTGCCCCCGACATACCCGACCAAGCATGGATTGAAGCTTCGCTCCGCGCGGCGTGATTTGGACCGGGTGGTCTACCGCATCATCCGCGAACGGCGGGCCAGCGGACGAGACGAGGGCGACATCTTGAGCATGCTCATGGGGGCGCGCGACGAGGCGGGCGAAGGGCTCGACGACGAGGAGCTTCGCGACGAGGTGATGGCCCTCATGCTCGCCGGCCACGAGACCACGGCCAGCGCCCTCACCTGGGCGATTCAGGTGATCGCCACCGATCCGGTGGTGCAAGCGCGGCTCACCCAAGAAGTGGACATGGTGCTGGGCGATCGCACCCCCACCTTCGCCGACGTGCCAAAGCTGCCTTATACGTTGGCCGTCTTCAAAGAGACGCTTCGCATGTACCCGCCGGTCTACCTCAATGGACGCGAGCCCATGGTCGACACGCAGCTGGATCGGTATGCCATTCCGGCGGGCACCCTCATCTTCTTGAACATTTACGGGACCCACCGCCGCCCGGAGGTCTACCCCGATCCAGACGTGTTCCGGCCCGAACGATTTTTGGGCGACGGTGAAAAGCAACTGCCGCGCGGGGCGTATCTTCCATTTGGAGAGGGGCCGCGCGTCTGCGCCGGCAACCATTTTGCATTGATGGAAGGCCAGTTGGTGCTGGCGCGCCTCTGGCAACGCTGCAAGCTCATCGCGCCATCTGGCAAAATGTCCGACCCATGGCCCTCGTTCACCTTGCGGGCGCGCCCGCCGGTGCGCATGCGGGTCGAGCGGCGCACGCAGCGCACTTCCCAGTTGCCCGCGAAAGATCGTTTTGCGCTCAGTTGA
- a CDS encoding alpha/beta fold hydrolase: MRPRANKLFTLVCVPHAGGGASSFHPWQRHLPARVELRVVQLPGREERWREPLVRRLEPACDALAHAIEAEIDGPYAIFGHSMGALVAYELVRTLRRRAQPLPMRLFVSARAAPHAPIVTRAHTLPDDELRATIVHHGGTAHAILEDDAFGAALLRVIRADFELSETYAHAPEAPLDIPLSVYGATLDRLVPPGRLDGWRQHARDFSLRIFEGDHFYVRTQGTSVVHSILQELAADSRAAARSA, translated from the coding sequence TTGCGGCCTCGAGCGAACAAGCTCTTTACGTTGGTATGCGTGCCGCACGCGGGCGGCGGCGCATCGAGCTTTCATCCTTGGCAACGCCATCTGCCCGCGCGCGTGGAGCTGCGCGTCGTGCAGTTGCCCGGGCGGGAGGAGCGCTGGCGCGAGCCCCTCGTGCGAAGGCTGGAGCCCGCGTGCGACGCGCTCGCGCACGCCATCGAGGCGGAGATCGACGGTCCGTATGCCATTTTCGGACACAGCATGGGCGCGCTCGTGGCCTACGAGTTGGTGCGCACGCTTCGCCGTCGCGCGCAGCCTCTGCCCATGCGACTCTTCGTCTCGGCGCGCGCGGCGCCGCACGCGCCCATCGTCACCCGCGCGCACACCCTCCCGGACGACGAGCTGCGCGCGACCATCGTTCATCACGGCGGTACGGCGCACGCCATCTTGGAGGACGACGCCTTTGGCGCTGCGCTTCTACGCGTGATTCGCGCCGACTTCGAGCTCAGCGAAACATACGCCCACGCGCCCGAGGCGCCGCTCGATATCCCGCTCTCGGTCTATGGCGCCACCCTCGATCGACTGGTGCCGCCGGGACGCCTCGACGGTTGGCGCCAGCACGCGCGCGATTTCTCGCTTCGCATCTTCGAAGGCGATCATTTCTATGTGCGCACGCAGGGTACGTCGGTCGTTCACTCCATTTTGCAGGAGCTCGCGGCCGACTCCCGCGCAGCCGCGCGCTCGGCCTGA
- a CDS encoding GAF domain-containing protein, translating into MTASSFGPPSLRTGLRKLQALTAELNHARDLRDLLKSLLASLRDMFGVEHATVLLTSEMAATLGVPESLGHAAGTCLPAELVIGRGLFGKVAQSKRTLRVSREIDGELPSWGGIADAASRVVVPLISDGQLVGMILAESRDPAGFDEWHEAAFDIVGHQVAGMIELVRARHGSKPSSAIRATRTFSWYRNDDCIFVDDQYLIRNVPGRILWKLLRSYVEERRTEFTNRELRLDIALGLPAVKDNLESRLILLRKRLGERCSDIRIVPESRGKFRFEADCDLRLVTKSSEG; encoded by the coding sequence ATGACGGCGTCGTCGTTTGGTCCCCCGTCGTTGCGCACTGGGTTGCGCAAGCTGCAGGCGCTGACCGCGGAGCTCAATCATGCCCGCGATTTGCGCGATCTTTTGAAGTCCCTTCTGGCGAGCTTGCGCGACATGTTTGGTGTCGAGCATGCGACCGTGCTTCTGACGAGCGAGATGGCGGCAACCCTGGGCGTGCCCGAGAGCCTCGGGCATGCCGCAGGCACCTGCCTTCCCGCCGAGCTGGTGATTGGTCGGGGTTTGTTTGGAAAAGTCGCGCAATCCAAGCGAACACTCCGCGTTTCGCGCGAAATCGACGGGGAGCTCCCCTCGTGGGGAGGCATTGCCGACGCGGCCAGCCGCGTGGTGGTGCCGCTGATCTCGGACGGCCAGCTCGTGGGAATGATCCTGGCCGAGAGCCGCGATCCCGCGGGGTTCGATGAGTGGCACGAGGCCGCATTCGACATCGTTGGCCATCAAGTTGCAGGCATGATCGAGCTGGTGCGCGCGCGGCATGGCTCGAAACCAAGTTCGGCGATCCGCGCGACACGAACCTTCTCTTGGTATCGAAACGACGATTGCATCTTCGTCGACGATCAGTACTTGATTCGCAATGTGCCCGGGCGCATCCTCTGGAAGCTCCTCCGCTCGTATGTGGAGGAGCGTCGCACCGAGTTCACGAACCGCGAGCTCCGGCTGGATATTGCGCTGGGGCTTCCCGCCGTCAAAGATAACCTCGAAAGCCGGCTGATTCTACTTCGCAAACGCCTCGGCGAGCGATGCTCCGATATCCGCATCGTTCCCGAGTCACGGGGGAAATTTCGATTCGAGGCGGATTGCGATCTCCGCCTGGTCACCAAGAGTTCCGAAGGCTGA